Proteins encoded by one window of Synechococcus sp. MVIR-18-1:
- a CDS encoding DEAD/DEAH box helicase: MRRIRPRGVWRGSRLGWEFPLASAEALLQRFERRFRVDEELMRWLHWHRHPLPPLPPHRDLIAQADLDQRLRDGRLPMPHQRSGARWLLARRGAVLADEMGLGKTLTVLLAARALLRALPLRLLVVAPVGLHSHWRREAAALELMPELCSWARLPSELPEAGTLLLVDEAHYAQTLRAQRTQGFLRLARHPRLRAIWMLTGTPMKNGRPDQLYPLLAAMDHPIARDQHSYEELFCQGHFREQGGRQRWQTAGASRLDELRRLTRPLVLHRRKQQVLDLPPKQRMFEGIDLDAEELKGFDYRLRLVIDDYRQRVAQGLVRSDAESLAVLTALRQIAAEFKLPAAQQLIQRLREQHKPIVLFSSFVDPLLLLHERLGGVLLTGRQKPEQRQFAVDRFQAGETDLLLSTFAAGGLGFTLHRAQHVVLLERPWTPGDIDQAEDRCHRIGMEGGLISHWLQLGLADQLVDGLVASKAERIELLLGPRRVALDRQPLPKLVSRCLQDL, from the coding sequence ATGCGCAGAATTCGTCCACGGGGCGTCTGGCGTGGTTCTCGGCTGGGTTGGGAATTTCCGCTTGCCTCGGCTGAAGCTCTGTTGCAGCGTTTTGAACGGCGTTTCCGGGTGGATGAGGAGCTGATGCGTTGGTTGCATTGGCATCGCCATCCGCTACCGCCACTGCCGCCCCACCGAGATCTGATCGCGCAGGCTGATCTGGATCAACGCTTACGCGATGGTCGCTTACCGATGCCTCACCAGCGTTCTGGTGCTCGCTGGTTGCTAGCGCGGCGCGGCGCGGTGCTGGCCGATGAGATGGGTCTTGGCAAAACCCTCACTGTGTTGCTGGCGGCGAGAGCCTTGCTGCGTGCCTTGCCGTTGCGCTTATTGGTTGTGGCCCCTGTGGGGTTGCATTCGCATTGGCGCCGCGAGGCCGCGGCCCTTGAGCTCATGCCGGAGCTTTGCAGCTGGGCGCGACTTCCCTCTGAGCTCCCGGAGGCCGGTACTTTGCTGCTGGTGGACGAGGCCCATTACGCCCAAACCTTGCGGGCACAACGCACGCAGGGTTTTCTGCGCCTTGCCCGGCATCCCCGCCTTAGAGCCATTTGGATGCTCACTGGCACACCAATGAAGAACGGCCGGCCTGATCAGCTGTATCCCTTGCTGGCTGCGATGGACCATCCCATTGCTCGGGACCAGCACTCCTATGAGGAATTGTTTTGTCAGGGGCATTTCCGCGAGCAAGGCGGAAGACAGCGATGGCAAACCGCAGGAGCCAGCCGATTGGACGAGCTGCGACGGTTGACCCGACCGCTTGTTTTGCATCGCCGCAAGCAGCAGGTTTTGGACCTTCCCCCCAAACAAAGGATGTTTGAAGGGATCGATCTCGATGCTGAGGAGCTGAAGGGCTTTGATTACCGCCTTCGCCTGGTCATCGATGACTACCGCCAGCGGGTGGCGCAGGGATTGGTGCGTTCTGATGCTGAATCTTTGGCGGTTCTTACAGCGTTGCGGCAAATTGCAGCCGAATTCAAGTTGCCGGCTGCGCAACAGTTAATTCAGCGTTTGCGGGAGCAGCACAAGCCGATCGTTTTGTTCAGCAGTTTTGTGGATCCGTTGCTGCTGCTCCACGAACGCCTGGGAGGCGTTTTGCTGACAGGCCGGCAGAAACCCGAGCAGCGGCAGTTTGCAGTTGACCGCTTTCAAGCTGGGGAGACCGATTTACTGTTGTCCACCTTTGCTGCTGGTGGGCTTGGCTTTACGCTCCATCGCGCTCAGCATGTCGTTCTCCTGGAGCGGCCCTGGACGCCTGGGGACATCGACCAGGCAGAAGATCGTTGCCATCGCATTGGAATGGAAGGAGGCTTGATCAGCCATTGGCTTCAGCTCGGTCTGGCTGATCAGCTCGTTGACGGTTTGGTGGCTAGCAAGGCGGAACGGATCGAATTGCTGCTTGGACCGCGTCGGGTCGCCCTCGATCGTCAGCCATTGCCCAAATTGGTGTCTCGTTGCTTACAGGATTTATGA
- a CDS encoding DUF6554 family protein, with translation MARLRQRLALLLSLAGLAGAGLAPAQAIAGTPEAVKGAKIYCFMRNSDNDHQVSWEAAYALIKRQKSGMFKTSPEHAAVMITEAVVEDPGSYPDCGQYLGDLFGGSKGSAKSLDSVLNSTNSSNSNSFNSSNSSDDDRYSY, from the coding sequence ATGGCCCGACTGCGCCAGCGCCTTGCGCTCCTCCTCTCTCTGGCCGGCTTAGCGGGGGCTGGCCTGGCTCCAGCTCAGGCGATCGCCGGGACCCCTGAAGCTGTGAAGGGCGCAAAAATTTATTGTTTCATGAGGAACAGCGATAACGATCACCAGGTCAGCTGGGAAGCGGCTTACGCCCTGATCAAACGCCAAAAAAGCGGAATGTTCAAAACCTCTCCGGAACATGCTGCGGTCATGATTACTGAGGCCGTTGTGGAAGATCCGGGCAGCTACCCCGACTGCGGTCAGTACCTCGGCGATCTTTTCGGAGGCAGCAAAGGCTCTGCAAAATCCCTCGACAGCGTTCTCAACTCAACCAATTCAAGCAATAGCAATTCATTCAATTCGTCTAATTCGAGCGATGACGATCGCTACAGCTATTGA
- a CDS encoding AbrB family transcriptional regulator — protein sequence MPPLTTVLLYLLAGTSMGLLATRTGIPAAPLAGALIGAAMVSMSGRLEVAQWPAGTKTCLEIAIGTVIGTGLTKASLDQLQQLWKPAVLITLTLVLTGIVVGLWSSRLLGVDPLVTLLGAAPGGISGMSLVGADYGVGAAVAALHAVRLITVLLVIPVVVKLLTPLGLGDS from the coding sequence ATGCCCCCACTCACAACGGTGCTCCTCTATCTCCTCGCCGGCACGAGCATGGGATTGCTTGCCACGCGCACTGGAATCCCTGCTGCACCACTGGCAGGCGCACTGATCGGAGCCGCGATGGTGAGCATGAGTGGACGGCTCGAGGTGGCTCAATGGCCAGCAGGCACAAAGACCTGCCTGGAAATCGCCATTGGCACCGTGATCGGTACAGGCCTAACCAAAGCCTCACTGGATCAACTACAGCAGTTGTGGAAGCCTGCGGTCTTGATCACGCTCACCCTCGTCCTCACCGGAATTGTGGTGGGGCTCTGGAGCAGCAGGCTGCTCGGCGTTGATCCTCTTGTCACCCTGCTGGGGGCAGCGCCTGGTGGAATCAGCGGCATGAGCCTGGTCGGGGCTGACTACGGCGTTGGAGCAGCCGTTGCTGCACTGCATGCCGTCCGCTTGATCACTGTCTTGCTGGTCATCCCTGTTGTGGTGAAACTGCTCACGCCACTTGGGCTGGGTGATTCCTGA
- a CDS encoding chemotaxis protein, with protein MTQSVSFRITRTAEDVAETLNALSQRLIKLENRLESLELQLERQSSEVNTMPAEEMERLDGVDRLLTDCKDLLLRSEPQWVDPPSSVMSSEQDLAA; from the coding sequence ATGACCCAGTCCGTTTCCTTCCGCATTACGCGAACCGCTGAGGATGTAGCAGAGACCCTGAATGCTTTATCTCAACGGCTGATCAAGCTTGAGAATCGCCTTGAGAGTTTGGAGCTTCAGCTGGAACGCCAGTCGTCGGAGGTCAACACCATGCCCGCAGAGGAGATGGAACGTCTTGATGGGGTGGATCGCTTGCTCACCGATTGCAAAGACCTCTTGCTGCGTTCTGAGCCGCAATGGGTTGATCCACCCAGTTCCGTTATGTCATCGGAGCAAGACTTGGCTGCCTAA
- a CDS encoding alanine--glyoxylate aminotransferase family protein, protein MQDKLTLMIPGPTPVPETVLKAMGRHPIGHRSGEFQAVVERTTAQLRWLHQTNNDVLVITGSGTAAMEAGIINTLSRGDRVICGDNGKFGERWVKVARAYGLEVDVIKADWGQPLDPDKFRTALEADKDKTIRAVILTHSETSTGVINDLETISRHVQAHGTALTIADCVTSLGATNVPMDDWKLDVVASGSQKGYMMPPGLSFVAMSERAWTAYERSDLPKFYLDLGPYRKTAAKNSNPFTPAVNLYFALDAALEMMQAEGLEAIFARHARHRDAAQAAMKAIGLTLFAAQGHGSPAITAVAPAGMDAELLRKTIKDRFDILLAGGQDHLKGKVFRIGHLGFVCDRDVLTAVAAIESVLHSLGFHEGQMGAGLSAASAVLSKN, encoded by the coding sequence GTGCAGGACAAGCTCACCCTGATGATCCCCGGACCCACCCCGGTGCCAGAAACGGTTCTGAAAGCGATGGGACGCCATCCCATCGGGCACCGCAGCGGTGAGTTTCAAGCGGTGGTGGAACGTACAACAGCTCAACTGCGCTGGCTGCATCAAACCAACAACGACGTGCTGGTGATCACCGGTAGCGGCACAGCTGCTATGGAAGCTGGAATCATCAACACACTCAGCCGTGGTGATCGGGTGATCTGTGGCGACAACGGCAAGTTTGGCGAGCGCTGGGTCAAGGTGGCGCGTGCCTACGGCCTTGAGGTTGACGTCATCAAGGCGGACTGGGGACAACCCCTCGACCCAGACAAGTTCCGGACCGCTTTGGAAGCCGACAAGGACAAAACGATCCGCGCGGTGATCCTGACCCATTCAGAAACGTCCACAGGGGTGATCAACGATCTGGAAACGATCAGCCGCCACGTCCAAGCCCACGGCACAGCACTGACCATCGCCGACTGCGTCACCAGCCTGGGCGCCACCAACGTTCCCATGGATGACTGGAAGCTGGATGTGGTCGCATCTGGGTCCCAAAAGGGCTACATGATGCCGCCAGGACTCAGCTTTGTTGCGATGAGTGAGCGCGCTTGGACGGCCTACGAACGCTCGGATCTACCGAAGTTTTATTTGGATCTGGGCCCCTACCGGAAAACTGCAGCCAAGAACAGCAATCCGTTCACGCCTGCCGTGAATTTGTACTTCGCTCTCGACGCCGCACTGGAGATGATGCAGGCGGAAGGTCTTGAAGCGATTTTTGCCCGCCATGCGCGTCACCGCGATGCAGCACAAGCGGCGATGAAAGCGATCGGATTGACGCTGTTTGCAGCCCAAGGCCATGGAAGTCCGGCGATCACGGCAGTAGCTCCTGCAGGAATGGATGCAGAACTGCTGCGTAAAACCATCAAAGATCGCTTCGACATTCTGTTAGCTGGCGGTCAAGACCATCTCAAAGGCAAGGTGTTCCGCATTGGCCATCTCGGCTTTGTCTGCGATCGAGATGTATTGACAGCCGTAGCTGCCATTGAATCCGTGTTGCATTCACTCGGCTTCCACGAGGGCCAGATGGGTGCTGGACTTAGCGCTGCATCAGCCGTCTTAAGCAAGAATTAG
- the cbiD gene encoding cobalt-precorrin-5B (C(1))-methyltransferase CbiD yields MTQSLTDSPQGLTLPVWVAAAARAATQVLCGQTTENPQSLQIPGRDQPLNVPIQSSAPLQGGEQALAISRCDPGPGLDLTRDLEIWVQARWSLPVTSWLEIVPGEGIGRQGREGDLCASDFARRLLEANLRDLVPPGRCLQLEVVFPLGRELAQRTSNAAFGVVDGLALIGTQAEVQSSASPDQLRASLDALQAIASAADFCGSLTLVIGENGLDLAHQLGLADQQPLLKAGNWIGPLLVASAEAGVSNLLLLGYHGKLVKLAGGIFHTHHHLADGRLEVLAAIALQQGLGVDLIKELLGCASMESALQELQKRDSTEADRVWQAIAQAVEWRSEAYLKRYGTWPMRVGAALFDRQRQLRWTGLTGHSLLARCGLGIHSEGEEAGLDPSLR; encoded by the coding sequence ATCACGCAATCCCTTACAGATTCCCCCCAGGGGCTGACTCTCCCCGTCTGGGTTGCCGCCGCAGCGCGTGCGGCCACACAAGTGCTGTGTGGTCAGACCACTGAAAATCCACAATCGCTGCAGATTCCAGGTCGAGATCAGCCGCTGAATGTGCCGATTCAGTCTTCAGCGCCCTTGCAAGGGGGTGAGCAAGCTTTGGCGATCAGTCGCTGTGATCCTGGCCCAGGTCTCGATCTCACGCGAGATTTAGAAATTTGGGTTCAGGCGCGTTGGAGTTTGCCCGTTACAAGTTGGTTGGAGATCGTGCCTGGGGAGGGAATCGGCAGACAGGGGCGTGAAGGAGATCTTTGTGCGTCTGACTTCGCCCGCCGTTTGTTGGAGGCCAATCTGCGCGACCTGGTTCCTCCTGGTCGATGTTTGCAATTGGAAGTTGTGTTTCCGCTTGGCCGCGAGCTGGCCCAGCGCACCAGTAACGCAGCCTTTGGTGTGGTGGATGGCCTGGCCTTGATTGGCACGCAAGCTGAAGTGCAGTCGAGTGCATCACCCGATCAGCTGCGCGCCAGTCTTGATGCCTTGCAGGCGATTGCCAGCGCAGCCGATTTCTGCGGATCTCTCACCTTGGTGATTGGGGAGAACGGGTTGGATCTCGCCCATCAGCTGGGTCTTGCAGATCAACAGCCTTTGCTGAAGGCAGGGAACTGGATTGGGCCTTTGCTTGTGGCCAGTGCGGAAGCGGGTGTGAGCAATCTGCTCTTGCTCGGATATCACGGAAAGCTGGTCAAATTGGCTGGGGGGATCTTCCATACCCACCATCATTTGGCTGATGGTCGTTTGGAGGTTCTTGCGGCGATTGCCCTGCAGCAGGGACTCGGTGTTGATCTGATCAAAGAGCTGCTGGGTTGTGCGTCGATGGAATCAGCGCTCCAAGAGCTTCAGAAGCGTGATTCCACTGAGGCAGATCGGGTCTGGCAAGCGATCGCACAGGCGGTTGAATGGCGAAGCGAGGCTTACCTAAAGCGTTATGGCACCTGGCCTATGCGGGTCGGTGCGGCGTTATTTGATCGCCAACGCCAGCTGCGCTGGACTGGATTGACAGGACACTCCCTTCTCGCTCGCTGCGGACTTGGCATTCATTCGGAAGGGGAAGAGGCCGGCTTGGATCCTTCTCTACGCTGA
- the guaA gene encoding glutamine-hydrolyzing GMP synthase — MSSVQSEGQRKPAIVILDFGSQYSELIARRVRETEVFSLVLGYSTSAEELRALAPRGIILSGGPSSVYADEAPLCDPAIWDLGIPVLGVCYGMQLMVQQLGGRVVAATGKAEYGKAPLVVDDPTALLTNVESGSTMWMSHGDSVEALPDGFVRLAHTANTPEAAIANQSRHLYGTQFHPEVVHSTGGMVMIRNFVYHICGCDPDWTTEAFIDEAVANVREQVGQKRVLLALSGGVDSSTLAFLLKKAIGDQLTCMFIDQGFMRKGEPEFLMEFFDRKFNIHVEYIHARERFIKKLDGITDPEEKRKIIGTEFIRVFEEESRRLGPFDYLAQGTLYPDVIESAGTNVDPKTGERVAVKIKSHHNVGGLPKDLRFKLVEPLRKLFKDEVRKVGRTLGLPEEIVSRHPFPGPGLAIRILGEVTEEKLDCLRDADLIVREEVNAAGLYHDIWQAFAVLLPVRSVGVMGDKRTYAWPIVLRCVSSEDGMTADWSRLPYDLMETISNRIVNEVKGVNRVVMDITSKPPGTIEWE; from the coding sequence ATGTCATCAGTCCAGAGCGAAGGTCAGCGCAAACCGGCCATCGTCATCCTTGATTTCGGTTCCCAGTACTCGGAACTGATTGCACGCCGAGTGCGTGAGACGGAGGTGTTCTCGCTGGTGTTGGGCTACAGCACCAGCGCTGAAGAATTACGGGCGTTGGCTCCCCGTGGAATCATCCTCAGCGGAGGCCCAAGTTCGGTCTATGCCGATGAGGCTCCCCTTTGCGATCCAGCGATTTGGGATCTGGGCATCCCTGTGCTGGGGGTCTGCTACGGCATGCAGTTGATGGTTCAGCAGCTTGGCGGTCGGGTGGTGGCGGCCACGGGTAAGGCCGAATACGGCAAGGCTCCGCTCGTGGTCGATGACCCCACTGCACTGCTCACGAATGTGGAGAGTGGTTCCACGATGTGGATGAGTCACGGTGATTCCGTGGAAGCCTTGCCCGATGGCTTCGTGCGCTTAGCTCATACAGCGAATACGCCTGAGGCGGCGATTGCAAATCAGAGCCGACATTTATACGGCACTCAATTTCATCCTGAGGTGGTTCATTCCACCGGTGGAATGGTGATGATTCGCAATTTTGTTTATCACATCTGTGGTTGCGACCCCGATTGGACTACGGAAGCTTTTATCGATGAAGCTGTCGCCAATGTGCGTGAGCAGGTCGGTCAAAAGCGTGTGCTGCTTGCTCTGTCCGGTGGCGTTGATTCTTCAACTCTTGCTTTTTTATTGAAGAAAGCAATTGGAGATCAGCTCACTTGCATGTTTATTGATCAAGGTTTCATGCGCAAAGGCGAGCCTGAATTCCTGATGGAATTTTTTGATCGCAAATTCAATATTCATGTGGAGTACATCCATGCCCGAGAACGGTTTATCAAGAAGCTCGATGGCATTACCGATCCAGAGGAGAAACGCAAAATCATCGGCACGGAATTTATTCGCGTGTTCGAAGAGGAAAGCCGCCGGCTTGGGCCGTTTGATTACTTAGCCCAGGGAACGCTCTATCCGGATGTGATTGAAAGCGCTGGCACCAACGTGGATCCCAAAACCGGGGAGCGTGTGGCTGTGAAGATCAAGAGCCATCACAACGTGGGAGGACTTCCTAAGGATTTGCGCTTCAAGTTGGTGGAGCCCCTACGCAAACTGTTTAAGGATGAAGTTCGCAAGGTGGGCCGAACGCTCGGGTTGCCCGAGGAGATCGTGAGTCGCCATCCATTCCCAGGGCCTGGACTGGCGATTCGCATCTTGGGCGAAGTGACGGAGGAAAAGCTTGATTGTTTGCGTGACGCCGATCTGATCGTGCGCGAGGAGGTGAATGCGGCGGGTCTCTATCACGACATTTGGCAGGCGTTTGCGGTGCTTCTTCCCGTGCGCTCCGTGGGGGTGATGGGCGATAAGCGCACCTACGCCTGGCCGATCGTGCTGCGCTGTGTCTCGAGTGAGGACGGCATGACCGCTGATTGGTCGAGGCTTCCCTATGACCTGATGGAAACGATTTCCAATCGGATCGTGAATGAGGTGAAAGGAGTGAATCGCGTGGTGATGGACATCACCAGCAAGCCGCCAGGAACGATTGAGTGGGAATGA
- the mrdA gene encoding penicillin-binding protein 2, which yields MTRSASPQRDAQRQSGLRQQPLVLFGLVLLFCSAMVARLVWLQVLEGPRYRQLADENRIRLVPRSPTRGRLLDRKGRVLASSKLTYSLYVEPRLVDDASWPELRDRLASLLDLDPSTLDRRRQSGPDRNGYRINLASELSSEQVLRFREQSLGLKGAQVDVDILRAYPHGTLAAHTLGYTQPITEEEYKSLADRGYKIRDRIGRIGVEAAYESHLRGKWGGQMLEVNAMGEVQRHLGDRPSVAGKDLTLTLDLDLQKTAEQALADKPGGAIVAMDPRNGAILALASNPTFDPNFFSQLVTTQKEYDALFSNPKKPLLSRAMNAYDPGSTWKPVTAMAGMASGKFPAEVKLNTTACITYGGHCFPDHNGAGFGRIGYADALRFSSNTFFYQVGVGAGSLALKKASTQLGFGRKTGIEIGWEENVGLVGDEEWAKEGRGWAEPGSTPWIPEDMASASIGQSVVQITPLQLARAYCVFANGGWLVTPHLADQGLDWTAPSRRSKVPIKPATLAKIREGLRKVVEDGTGYGLNGEGIPPAAGKTGTAEDSTGGPDHAWFASYAPYPNGEIVVVAFAQNTPGGGSVHALPMAKKVIEVWNRNRKQT from the coding sequence ATGACCCGCTCCGCCTCTCCCCAAAGGGACGCTCAACGTCAAAGCGGTTTGCGCCAGCAGCCCCTGGTCTTGTTCGGATTAGTGCTGTTGTTTTGCAGCGCCATGGTTGCTCGCTTGGTATGGCTCCAGGTGTTGGAGGGCCCTCGCTACAGGCAGTTGGCGGATGAAAACCGCATTCGACTCGTACCGAGATCGCCAACGCGTGGCCGTCTTCTTGATCGCAAAGGGCGGGTCTTGGCCTCCAGCAAACTCACCTATTCGTTGTATGTGGAGCCGCGCTTGGTGGATGACGCGTCCTGGCCGGAGTTGCGCGATCGCCTTGCCAGTCTTCTGGATCTCGACCCGTCAACCCTGGATCGTCGCCGCCAGTCCGGGCCGGATCGCAATGGTTACCGCATCAATTTGGCTAGCGAACTCAGCTCCGAGCAGGTGCTTCGTTTCCGGGAGCAGTCCCTCGGACTGAAGGGCGCCCAAGTGGACGTGGATATTCTTCGCGCCTATCCCCACGGAACATTGGCAGCCCATACCCTCGGCTACACCCAGCCGATCACGGAGGAGGAATACAAATCACTGGCTGATCGGGGTTACAAAATTCGCGATCGGATTGGTCGCATCGGCGTCGAGGCGGCCTACGAGTCGCATTTGCGGGGCAAGTGGGGCGGGCAAATGCTCGAAGTGAATGCCATGGGTGAGGTGCAGAGGCACCTGGGTGATCGGCCATCGGTGGCCGGCAAAGACCTCACGCTCACGCTGGATCTTGATCTTCAGAAGACGGCTGAGCAGGCTTTGGCTGATAAGCCTGGCGGCGCGATTGTTGCCATGGACCCTCGCAACGGAGCGATCTTGGCGCTTGCGAGCAATCCGACGTTTGATCCCAATTTTTTCTCGCAACTTGTCACCACTCAGAAGGAGTACGACGCGCTGTTTTCAAATCCCAAAAAGCCGCTGCTGAGCCGTGCCATGAATGCCTATGACCCTGGAAGCACGTGGAAGCCCGTGACAGCGATGGCGGGAATGGCGTCGGGCAAATTTCCGGCGGAGGTAAAGTTGAACACCACCGCCTGCATCACCTACGGCGGCCATTGTTTCCCTGATCACAATGGTGCTGGCTTTGGACGGATTGGCTACGCCGATGCCCTGCGCTTCTCCAGCAATACGTTTTTCTATCAAGTGGGTGTGGGTGCAGGCTCGCTTGCTCTCAAGAAAGCCTCCACGCAACTTGGTTTTGGGCGGAAGACAGGGATTGAAATCGGTTGGGAAGAAAATGTGGGTCTCGTTGGTGATGAAGAGTGGGCAAAGGAGGGCCGCGGCTGGGCGGAGCCTGGTTCCACTCCTTGGATTCCTGAGGACATGGCCTCGGCTTCGATTGGTCAGTCGGTGGTGCAGATCACCCCGCTGCAATTGGCACGGGCCTATTGCGTGTTTGCCAATGGTGGTTGGCTGGTCACCCCCCACCTTGCCGATCAAGGCTTGGATTGGACTGCTCCATCGCGGCGTTCCAAGGTGCCGATCAAGCCAGCAACCCTGGCAAAGATCCGCGAAGGCTTGCGCAAGGTGGTGGAGGACGGCACCGGCTACGGCCTGAATGGGGAGGGCATTCCTCCTGCGGCCGGCAAGACCGGTACAGCGGAAGACAGCACGGGTGGCCCAGATCATGCCTGGTTTGCTAGTTATGCCCCCTACCCGAACGGGGAGATCGTGGTGGTGGCCTTTGCGCAGAACACCCCTGGGGGAGGCTCCGTGCATGCGCTGCCGATGGCTAAGAAAGTGATTGAAGTGTGGAACCGCAATCGCAAACAGACTTGA
- a CDS encoding glycosyltransferase family 1 protein gives MKIAFFTETFLPKVDGIVTRLTKTVKHLVDAGDEVVVFCPEGAPSNYMGAKVVGVPAMPLPLYPELKLALPRPAVSEAIDAFQPDLIHVVNPAVLGLGGIWLAKSKSIPLIASYHTHLPKYLEHYGMGMLEPLLWELLKAAHNQALLNLCTSTAMVQELSDKGIQHTALWQRGVDTEMFRPELRSPELRQRLLGAYDDRGALLLYVGRLSAEKQIERIRPVLEALPDARLALVGDGPHRQQLEKHFEGTATTFVGYLAGEELAGAYASGDAFLFPSSTETLGLVLLEAMAAGCPVVGANRGGIPDIISDGVNGCLYEPDGADAGAGSLIEATGKLLGNDLERQALRNAARSEAERWGWAGATEQLRSYYRQVLSSDLSSAA, from the coding sequence TTGAAAATCGCCTTTTTTACCGAAACCTTCCTCCCCAAAGTCGACGGCATCGTCACCCGGCTCACCAAAACGGTGAAGCACCTTGTGGATGCTGGAGATGAGGTGGTGGTGTTTTGTCCAGAAGGCGCACCCAGCAACTACATGGGAGCCAAGGTGGTGGGTGTTCCTGCCATGCCCTTGCCGCTCTACCCAGAGCTGAAGCTCGCTTTGCCACGTCCGGCTGTTTCCGAAGCCATCGATGCCTTCCAGCCAGACCTGATCCACGTGGTGAATCCAGCGGTTCTGGGCTTGGGAGGCATCTGGCTCGCCAAGAGCAAATCCATCCCCCTGATCGCCAGCTATCACACACACCTGCCGAAGTATCTCGAGCACTACGGCATGGGCATGCTCGAACCCTTGTTGTGGGAACTTCTCAAAGCAGCTCATAACCAAGCTTTGCTGAATCTCTGCACCTCCACCGCGATGGTGCAAGAGCTCAGCGATAAGGGCATCCAGCACACCGCCCTGTGGCAGCGGGGCGTGGATACAGAGATGTTCCGGCCCGAGTTGCGTAGCCCAGAACTCCGTCAACGCCTGCTCGGTGCATACGACGACCGCGGAGCACTTCTGCTGTATGTCGGTCGGCTCTCCGCAGAAAAACAGATCGAACGGATCCGTCCGGTGCTCGAGGCGTTGCCCGATGCGCGACTGGCGCTGGTAGGCGATGGCCCCCACCGGCAGCAACTGGAAAAGCATTTCGAGGGAACAGCCACCACCTTTGTGGGCTATCTGGCCGGAGAAGAACTCGCTGGGGCCTACGCCAGCGGTGATGCCTTTCTATTCCCATCAAGCACCGAAACCCTTGGCCTTGTGTTGCTCGAGGCGATGGCCGCTGGCTGCCCAGTGGTAGGTGCCAATCGCGGCGGTATCCCGGACATCATTAGCGACGGCGTGAACGGTTGTCTCTATGAACCAGACGGGGCAGATGCGGGGGCCGGCAGCTTGATCGAAGCCACCGGCAAGCTGCTTGGCAATGACCTCGAGCGTCAAGCCCTCCGCAATGCCGCCCGCTCAGAAGCCGAACGCTGGGGCTGGGCTGGGGCAACAGAACAGCTAAGGAGCTATTACCGCCAGGTGCTCTCCTCAGACCTCAGCTCAGCGGCCTAA